A stretch of the Chloroflexota bacterium genome encodes the following:
- a CDS encoding PhnD/SsuA/transferrin family substrate-binding protein: protein MSGSLILGAVAYDPKVVAIWDGFKAYLTRHGLPFDYVLYSDYERQVEALVAGNIHVAWNSPLAWIRAQRLAASRGMDARAIVMRDSDCDLASVIVVRTDSSIKSVSDLAGRVLGVGAADSPQATMIPLAHLVALGVKPETDFRVARNDLLVGKHGDHIGGEREAAKALLAGKVDAACMIEGNYKLFTDEGTLPANATRVLTRTPNFDHCNFTVTDQSPQTLVNRFRTLLLEMSYTDPDIRPLFDMEGLKVWRAGRTEGYRALENAVDLFNYYSPDGAITFRDFNVAPRVTFSSEESGLNANSPSAFLWKLWLYVNYDCNLHCSYCVAQSSPTAPRRALGIENVKRLVDESVTLGFDHVFFTGGEPFLLNDIYDMLAYSSTRIATTVLTNGMLLRGSRMDKLCAIKNDNLIVQVSLDGGCPEHHDLYRGKGSWEKTVEGIKQMQANSFRVRIGTTETPVNTGHISELCAFHRSLGIPDEDHFVRPLAKRGFSTEGIILNAGNLIPEITVNVDGVFWHPLSTDADMQVSREVFPLTASVARVQTQLDAMANGSAVSLMTFT from the coding sequence ATGTCCGGTTCATTGATTCTCGGCGCGGTCGCGTACGATCCCAAAGTTGTCGCAATCTGGGATGGATTCAAGGCGTACTTGACGCGTCATGGTTTGCCTTTCGATTATGTACTGTATTCCGATTACGAGCGCCAAGTCGAAGCGCTCGTTGCGGGAAACATCCATGTCGCGTGGAACTCGCCGCTGGCATGGATTCGCGCCCAGCGGCTCGCGGCGTCGCGCGGGATGGATGCGCGCGCGATTGTGATGCGCGACAGCGATTGCGATCTCGCGTCGGTGATCGTCGTGCGCACGGACTCGTCAATCAAATCAGTAAGCGATCTCGCAGGGCGCGTGCTCGGCGTCGGCGCAGCAGATTCGCCGCAAGCGACTATGATTCCACTCGCGCATCTCGTCGCGCTCGGTGTGAAACCGGAAACTGATTTTCGCGTCGCGCGAAATGATTTGCTTGTCGGCAAGCACGGCGATCACATCGGCGGCGAACGTGAAGCGGCAAAGGCGTTGCTGGCGGGCAAGGTGGACGCGGCGTGCATGATCGAGGGCAACTACAAATTGTTCACCGACGAAGGGACACTGCCGGCAAATGCGACTCGCGTTCTCACGCGGACGCCGAATTTCGATCACTGCAATTTCACCGTGACCGATCAGTCGCCGCAGACGCTGGTCAATCGTTTTCGTACGCTTCTACTCGAAATGTCCTATACCGATCCGGACATTCGTCCGCTATTCGATATGGAAGGTTTGAAGGTGTGGCGCGCCGGACGCACTGAAGGTTATCGCGCACTCGAAAACGCGGTTGATCTGTTCAACTACTATTCGCCCGACGGCGCAATCACGTTCCGCGATTTCAACGTCGCGCCGCGCGTGACGTTTTCAAGCGAGGAATCCGGGTTGAATGCAAATTCGCCGTCCGCGTTTCTGTGGAAACTTTGGCTCTACGTCAACTATGATTGCAACCTGCACTGCTCGTACTGCGTCGCGCAGTCCAGCCCGACCGCGCCGCGCCGCGCGCTTGGAATCGAAAATGTAAAACGCCTCGTTGACGAATCGGTCACGCTTGGTTTCGATCATGTTTTCTTCACCGGCGGCGAGCCATTCCTGCTCAATGACATTTACGACATGCTCGCGTATTCGTCAACGCGAATTGCAACGACGGTGCTGACGAATGGGATGCTGCTGCGCGGATCGCGCATGGACAAGTTGTGCGCGATCAAGAACGACAACTTGATCGTGCAAGTGAGTCTCGACGGAGGTTGCCCCGAGCATCATGATCTTTATCGCGGCAAAGGATCGTGGGAAAAGACGGTCGAGGGTATCAAGCAGATGCAGGCGAATAGTTTTCGCGTTCGAATTGGAACGACTGAAACGCCAGTGAACACCGGGCACATTTCAGAATTGTGCGCGTTTCACCGGTCGCTTGGCATTCCGGACGAAGACCATTTCGTGCGCCCGCTCGCCAAGCGCGGATTTTCAACTGAAGGAATCATATTGAATGCTGGCAATTTGATTCCAGAGATCACGGTGAATGTTGATGGCGTCTTCTGGCATCCACTTTCGACGGATGCCGACATGCAAGTGAGCCGAGAAGTCTTTCCATTGACGGCGTCGGTCGCGCGCGTTCAGACCCAGCTCGATGCGATGGCGAATGGAAGCGCGGTCTCGTTGATGACGTTCACTTGA